ATTTCCTGAGTCGTCATTATCGTCAGGAGTGATGTCGATCTTACCACATGAAGTGATAAACAAAGCGACTAAAAATAGAATAGAGAGTTTTTTGATTGTTTTCATGATTTAATATTTTCAATTTCATTTATTTACATTTATTCAAAACCTCCTGAGCCAATTTTTTGGCTAGAGCTATATTTTCTTCATCATTTTCACTTATTTCGACACTTACCTGAAAGGAGGTTTTACCCACTAAAACAGTTAGCTCTTTCTCTTTAATACGCCAAACAGCAGCTTCACCCAATCCGTCAATATTATTGAAAATAATCTCGTCTGCCGACAAGTCTTTTCCCAAACTGGTAGCAGTTTCAACTGTTTTGCCATCGTATCCTTTTTCTATGAGTTTTTCGGAGGCTTGTTTAAAAGCGGCTTCTTTTTCCGCTGCCGAGGCATTTCTATAAAAACCTCTGAAATTTTCTAAAGGTGTAGGCTTGCCTTGAATCATAAACAAATCGCTGCCCACCCAACGTAAGCCGATGCGATTGGGAGATGGGTACTCCATTTCCTGGCCGCCAAATTTCATTTTCCGCTTTCTGCCACTATCCCATGTAAACTCGTAAGTGTCTTGGTCGTGCCTTTTAGCCTCCGGTCTGTAATTGTACTTCATTTTTGCATTGGCGGGTAGGTCGTAATGTATTTTGATGACTTCAAGCGGTAGCAGTTTGTCGTATTTTGTCATATAATCTTTGATACATGACTCGTTGCCGATAGTTTCGATATTACTTACGGCATTTTCTGTAGATTTTGCTCCTCCACAGGCCGAAAACGAAAGAAGTAAAGTGAGAAGGTATAGCATTTTGATTGTTTTCATGATTATTGATATTGATAAGTGATTACTAAACTGTGAAATTGAAGTGTGTTTCCTGTCCAATTTCCTACTGAAGATATATTTAGATAATAGGAGTTACTGAAATTATCAATTACTTCATTGCTAGTTGCATTAAGATTTACAACATTTGATCCATTGGAATCACTTTCAAAGCTTAAAAAGGGGGTAAAAGCGTTTGAAATATGGCTATTTTTATAAAAAGTAAAAGATAGATTTGAGGTTGAATTATCCAATACATATAACCGTATAGTGACTAACTTTACGTTATCAGGTAAATTAATGGGTAGGTACATAGTTTTGGGTTCATTTGTAGTGTTGAACCAAGCATAACCACTACCTTTTTTTAATTGATCGTTATAATTTTGAGCTTGAACAGCTGTAAAATTATATGATAAAGCATGGTACGATGAATTTTGTATTCTTAATATCCCATCTTTGTCTGCAAAAACAGGGCGGCGTTCAGTGTTATTGTTTTCGTCAAAATCAAGTTCGCCAGAACGCACTGTATTATTGACATCTAAGTGGGCTTTTGCAGGTGCTAATCCATCAATTCCAGTACCTGAAATGCTAGGATTTATACTTACTTTTTGATCGTTTCCAACTCGTAGAACAGTGCCATAAACAGAATTCATTTTTAAATTATTTTCGAAATCAAAATGAATTCTACTATTTGATTTCAAACCTAATCCAAAGCTACTAGTGGTTATGCTTCCTTCATGATTAAAATTAATTACAGAATTTACACCACTTGAATTTCCAAAAAAAGCAACATTCTCATCGTTTGATATTACATTGAATCTATTGAAACCATCATGAGCGTTATCTGCAATAGTTACATTACCCGTGGAGTTTAAATAAAATTTGCTTTGGATATTGGACTGAAAATTTGTAAAAAGCGAGACATTGTCTTTTCCATAAATCTTTAAACCTCCGTAACTGGTACTAATTCGACCATGTAGCAACGTATAATTATAAAAATCAATTGGAGTAATATGTCCATCAGAATATAATTTGACCGGATTGCTAGGTGATGCGTTAATTTGAGTTCCATCAACAGTATTCTCAAAAATACTCTTACCTGGCTCAAGCGTCACCGATTGAGAAAAGCACGCTATCGTTAAAAAACTAAATATTAAAGTATTAAATATTATTTTCACGCAATAAAATTTTTACAATTTAACAAATTCAACTCTCCTATTATTGGCCTTGCCTTGAGGCGAAGTGTTGGGCTCAGATGGCTGGCTTTCGCCTTTACCATCTGTCTCTAATCTTCCGGCTTCTATGCCGAACTCTGTCGAAAGTGCATTTTTCACTGAAGCTGCACGTCGTTTCGATAAATCTAAATTTTTTGTATCGTCGCCATCAGAATCCGTATGGCCTATTATTTTTACTTTTACGTCAGGATTTTCTTTCAACACCGTACCTATTTCCTTCAATACGCCATAAGATTCCGGCTTAATTTTGTCTGAATTGACATCGAAAAGAATTCCTCTGGTCACCAGTTTGCCTTCGGTAATGAGCTTGGATCTGGTATCAGGGGCACCTACGGCGTAGCGTATATTGGCTACCATGTACTCGTCTTTGTTTTCTTGTTCCGAGTAGTTCATATAACTAGAGCCCAACTTAAAGGCATTATACTTAAGTTTTGGATCAAAGGCCTTAGGAATATCCAGCACCTTGACTTCGTTTACGTATAGACGCAGCCTGCTTTTTTGTCGCCAAATCGAGAAATGTACTTTACTGGCTTCCTCAAAACTTTCGCCTCCACAAATCAAACTTTTGATAATCAAATTGTCGTTTTTATTGACTACTTCACCTTTTTCATAAACCTGAAAACCCGCATATTCCTTACCCCCACTCCAGTCGAAATAGAATCCATTGATGATGTTTTTTTCGGTAAAATCAGCCTTAGGATTTGGACTTGCATAGATATAGAAATTGTAATTTAACAGGTTGTTGCTGCGGTATCTGGTAAAAATATCGTACTCCAACGTGAAATTTTCTGGCATATCCTTCATAAAATCAGGCTGAAAAAAGCCGTCCTGGCTCATGAAAAGCCATTTTTCAGGGCTATCGTTAAAAGTGACTATCTCTGCTGATGAGTTGGTGTTCCATTCTAAAGGAAAGTCTCCTACACTAGTCTCATTAAAATCATCAAAGCCCAAAACTTTCTCTCCTGGCACAAAGTCAAACTTCGAATATGCCTTCATGCTGGCTTTTTGAGCAGGGGCGGTTTGCTCCTTTTTTATCTCTTTCTTTTCATTAGATTCTGAACCATCAGAAGCCTTAACATCCTCATTTTCCTCCGAATCATTTTCTTCCGATTTCTTAGAATTAGACTCCTTTTCTGGCTTATCTTTTTTCTTAAAAATATTCCCAATACCCTCTTCTACTTTGTCCAGGCCTTTGTCGATACTTCTGTCAATGGCATTATTGGTACGAACGGTAGCTTTTCTTTTCGCAACTTCTTTGGGTTTTATGATTTGAGCCGAAATGCTTTGCATCGCCACAAACAAAATCAGTGTTAAGTAAAATTTCATTTTATATAAAGTTTTGTATTAGTGTCATTTTGAAAAAAAAGTAAACTCAAGTTTTTTAATATTCTTTATCAGGTCATATTCTTTAAATATAAAAGGCTGTTTTTCAACCCGGTAAGCCGTCTTCTTGAGATATTCGCTTTCAGATTATTGATAAGAATCACTTCTTTTTGATGAATTTCAATACAGTACAACAGATTAATCATACAAGACCTATGTGTACGAAAAAATGGATAGGGTTCAAAAATACCTTCACACTCTTTGAGTGTCTTGGCTAATGTGATGTTCCGGCCATCAGAAAAATAAAATACACTGTAGTTTTCGTCGGCCTCAACTTTTATTACTTCCTCGGGTTTGGTCTTTTTTAGACCTCTTACATTTTTGAATTGGTATTTCATTATGGCTTTTTTTTAAGTTTGTGTCAAAAAAGCCAAAAAGTAAACTGCCGTAAAATAAAAAATTTCGTATGTTTACTTTTCAAGAAAAAAAACACTAAGCTCTGTACAGTGACTGAAATAGAGAATTTAAAAAGGAGGGACGGCAAAACACTGGAGCGAATCTATACTTCGTATCGGAGCGGATTTTTGATGTTTGCTTCAAAGTATAATTTATCTCGGGAAGATATTTTAGATGTGTATCAGGATGCTTTTGTTGCCTTAATCGAAAACGCCGAAAAAGGCAAACTCGACGGACTGAATGCCAAACTGAAAACCTATCTTTTCTCTATTGGCAAATACATGATTTTTAGCAAATTGAGGAAAAACAAGAAGGATTTTGTCGAAATAGAAACGCTTCCTGACGGCCTAGAATGGGCTGAAATTGATGAAAATAACCAGCATATCAGCCAATTAGAAGAAAATTTAAAGAAACTTGGAGAACAATGTTACAAAATTCTGAGGCTGTTTTATTATGAAGAAAGAAAACTTGACGAAATAATGGAAATGCTCCCTTATCAGTCAAAAGATGTGCTAAAAAGTCAAAAAGCGAGATGTCTTAAACAGCTCAAAGAAATGTTATCGAAAAACTAAAATGGAAGACCTGATCAATAAATATTTCGAGAAATCACTGACTGAAAAGGAGTTAGAAGATTTTCAGCAAAAACTCGAAACTGACGCTGAATTCAAGGCAGAGTTTGAATTTCATAAGTCGGTCCAGGAGGCCATACACGCAAAAGAAAGAACCGAAATCAAAAATCTGGTCGCAAGCTTTGAAAAACCGAAGAAACAAGGCAATTGGTGGCAATACGCCGCCGCCGCTGCAGTTGTAATTTTAGCCGGAATCGGCATATTTTCCTATCTTAATTCTGGAAAAAGTAATGAAGAACTGTATATGGCTTTTTACCAAACATACCCCAACGTTATTGCACCCAATGTACGGGGAGAGAATCAGGAAGATATTAAAAATCAGGCTTTTAAGGCTTATGATACTGAGAATTACATGGAAGCCATCCGATTGTTTTCTGAGATAAAAAATGAGGAATATTCGGTTTTTTACACAGCTGTTTCCTATTTGGAGCTTAATGAAAGTCAAAAAGCACTAAAGATACTTGAATCCGAGAAATTTAGTAATAACCCATATCCTTTTGAAACCTACCGAAAATGGTATTTGGCTCTTGCCTATCTGAAAACCAATCAAATAGAAAGCGGAAAAAAAATTCTGGAAGAACTTTCGAAAACCGAAAATCCACAAAAAGAAAAAGCCAAAGAGCTATTAGGCAATTGGTGATTTAGTCCTGAAAAAATAAAAAAACAGACCCAAAGCTACCACAGAAACAAAAGCTAAGCCATAAAGCCACCAGTTTTGGGGTGATGAAAGGGGTGATACATCGCCGTTAATTATGAAACCAGACCAATAATAAGGGTGACTTTTCAAAGGATTTTTTTCTATAAATTTACGTTTTGCTTTTACCAATGCCTTGTCTTTCGCCATGCCTTCATCCAGATATTCATAAAAATAAGACATGAGCTCCGAAGTTTCTTTATCAGGCACCTGCCACAGGCTGTTAACGGTTGATTGCACCCCGGCATAATTCAAAGCTCTGGAAATACTCATCAGCCCTTCACCATTCAGGTATTTGCCCACGCCCGTGTTGCATGCACTCAAAACAACCATTTCCGAAGGAAAATTCAAGGCATAAAGCTCATAAAAATGTAATTTTTCGTTGTTTTGAAAAATCAAACTCGAAAATTCATAGTCGTTTTCATCCAGCAACGAATGCATGGCAAGATGGTGTATGTTACTATTACCGAGCGATTTTAGAAAATTACCTTTGGTGGCATTTTCATTGACAAAAATTGAAGAGTTCCTAAAAATTTCTGCGATACTATTGAGCTCAGCTCCGGTATAAATAAGTTGACCATTCGCAGCCCGGGTTACTCCTATTCCGTCTTTATATTTAGGGGCAAAACCGGTTAAAAAATTATCAAAAGTAGATTTCTTAACGGCAAATATTTTTTGTGAAAATTTGAGAGAATTGGAATATGACACAGAATGTTTAACAGCAAACGGCTGTTCATTTTCATCCATTAGGGTTTCAAAGGGACAGAAATTCAGGAAACTTTCGGGTATAAATACAACCGAACTTTCTTTTTTTAAAGCCAAAGGTTTTAGCAGCAGATTGTTTAATTTTCTCGAGTTTTGTTTGAAATCAAAATCTATTTTACTGATTTGTCCATGATAGTCTTTTGAGAGTTTTTCAAAATTTTTCCGATGACCCAAATATTTCAAATCAATGGCATTTTTTACGATTTTAGAGGCAAATACCGAGCTATCAGTTACATAATATTTCACTAATACCTGATCTTGAGTTAAGGATTTTTGCAAATCTCCAATATTAAAATCAGAAGACTGAAATCTGCCATAATTTGAGTATTTTTTGTCTATTTCGGCATCTATTTCATCAAGTTTATTGTTCAAAATCTTTTCTCTTTGCGTTTCTTTTTGAGTCTTTTTCTCTTTTTGAGTCAAATAACTCAACTCAATCACAGCCTCATTTCTTTTGCTTATCAGCTCTTTTGACAAGTTCAGATTATTGCTATATTTTGACAAAAACTGTTTCCACAGGTGCTGCGAACTTAAATTCTCGATGGTGTTAATGCATTCGGCAAGATAAGTATTGTCACCAGGAGTTTGAATAGCCGAAAACATCATGCCCTCCTTAATATTGTTTAGCTGCCGCTCAAGGTCCGGATTGAAAAAA
The sequence above is a segment of the Cytophagaceae bacterium genome. Coding sequences within it:
- a CDS encoding LytTR family transcriptional regulator: MKYQFKNVRGLKKTKPEEVIKVEADENYSVFYFSDGRNITLAKTLKECEGIFEPYPFFRTHRSCMINLLYCIEIHQKEVILINNLKANISRRRLTGLKNSLLYLKNMT
- a CDS encoding sigma-70 family RNA polymerase sigma factor → MTEIENLKRRDGKTLERIYTSYRSGFLMFASKYNLSREDILDVYQDAFVALIENAEKGKLDGLNAKLKTYLFSIGKYMIFSKLRKNKKDFVEIETLPDGLEWAEIDENNQHISQLEENLKKLGEQCYKILRLFYYEERKLDEIMEMLPYQSKDVLKSQKARCLKQLKEMLSKN
- a CDS encoding OmpA family protein, with amino-acid sequence MKFYLTLILFVAMQSISAQIIKPKEVAKRKATVRTNNAIDRSIDKGLDKVEEGIGNIFKKKDKPEKESNSKKSEENDSEENEDVKASDGSESNEKKEIKKEQTAPAQKASMKAYSKFDFVPGEKVLGFDDFNETSVGDFPLEWNTNSSAEIVTFNDSPEKWLFMSQDGFFQPDFMKDMPENFTLEYDIFTRYRSNNLLNYNFYIYASPNPKADFTEKNIINGFYFDWSGGKEYAGFQVYEKGEVVNKNDNLIIKSLICGGESFEEASKVHFSIWRQKSRLRLYVNEVKVLDIPKAFDPKLKYNAFKLGSSYMNYSEQENKDEYMVANIRYAVGAPDTRSKLITEGKLVTRGILFDVNSDKIKPESYGVLKEIGTVLKENPDVKVKIIGHTDSDGDDTKNLDLSKRRAASVKNALSTEFGIEAGRLETDGKGESQPSEPNTSPQGKANNRRVEFVKL